One segment of Acidimicrobiales bacterium DNA contains the following:
- the doeA gene encoding ectoine hydrolase DoeA (DoeA (degradation of ectoine A) is also called EutD (ectoine utilization D).) translates to MPDVDLPFSRQEYADRLTKVRASMEARGIEVLVAADPSNMSWLTGYDGWSFYTPQAVVVTHDGEPWWWGRRMDANGARRTVYMDEAQILDYSDDHVMSTERHAFGQLAGLLDGMGHGSARVGVELDNYYYSAAAHQHLCAGLPDAEVLDATALVNWQRGVKSDRELEYMRRGARIVERMHARIRDVIQPGMRKCDLVAEIYATGVSGTEEFGGDYPAFVPMMPTGADASAPHLTWDDKPLKVGEGTFFEIAGAYRRYQLPLCRTTFLGTPPDDMRRAEKAVLNGLDAGLAAARAGNRAKDVATDFYATMEAAGFHKEGRCGYPIGISYPPDWGERTISFRTTDETVLQPGMTFHFMPGLWMDTWGLEITESIVITEDGPAEALADVPRAIYVKG, encoded by the coding sequence ATGCCGGACGTGGACCTGCCGTTCAGTCGTCAGGAGTACGCCGACCGTCTAACCAAGGTGCGGGCGTCGATGGAGGCCCGGGGGATTGAGGTCCTGGTGGCCGCCGATCCGTCGAATATGTCATGGCTTACCGGCTATGACGGCTGGTCGTTCTACACGCCGCAGGCCGTGGTCGTGACCCACGACGGGGAGCCCTGGTGGTGGGGCCGGCGCATGGACGCCAACGGGGCCCGGCGCACCGTCTATATGGACGAGGCTCAAATCCTCGACTACTCGGACGACCATGTCATGTCCACCGAACGGCACGCCTTTGGTCAACTGGCCGGCCTGCTGGACGGGATGGGCCACGGATCAGCCCGCGTTGGCGTCGAGCTCGACAACTACTACTACTCGGCTGCCGCCCACCAACACCTGTGCGCTGGCCTACCCGACGCCGAGGTGCTGGACGCCACAGCACTTGTGAACTGGCAGCGGGGCGTGAAGTCCGACCGGGAACTGGAGTACATGCGCCGCGGCGCCCGGATTGTGGAGCGCATGCACGCCCGCATCCGCGACGTCATCCAGCCGGGCATGCGCAAATGCGATCTGGTGGCCGAGATCTACGCCACCGGAGTCTCAGGTACTGAAGAGTTCGGTGGTGACTATCCGGCCTTCGTCCCCATGATGCCCACCGGCGCTGACGCGTCGGCGCCCCACCTGACCTGGGACGACAAGCCACTGAAGGTCGGAGAGGGGACATTCTTCGAGATCGCCGGCGCCTATCGGCGCTACCAGTTGCCCCTATGTCGCACCACGTTCCTCGGGACCCCGCCTGACGACATGCGCCGGGCCGAGAAGGCGGTACTGAACGGACTCGATGCCGGGCTTGCTGCCGCCCGGGCCGGAAACCGGGCAAAAGACGTGGCCACCGACTTCTACGCCACCATGGAGGCCGCCGGCTTCCACAAGGAGGGCCGCTGTGGCTACCCGATCGGGATCAGCTATCCGCCGGACTGGGGGGAGCGGACCATCTCGTTTCGGACCACCGACGAGACGGTTCTCCAGCCCGGTATGACATTCCACTTCATGCCGGGCCTCTGGATGGACACCTGGGGACTGGAGATCACCGAGAGCATCGTGATCACCGAGGACGGTCCAGCCGAGGCGCTGGCCGATGTCCCCCGGGCCATCTACGTGAAGGGCTGA